CTCAAACATCTGAGGTGTCATCAGTTCACTAAAGTTTTGTGCAATTTTCTCTTCAATTAAATTAAGATCGACACTTTTATAAAACTCACCAAGTGCTAAAGCTATCTTTCTTTCAGACGAGACACGAAATCTCGGATGAATATGTAAAATATTTTTTGCCGTATTGTAGGTATCTGTTGCAACAGAGAGAATAGGAATTTTAAAACTTTGCAACCCGTCAATCAATTTTTCGATATTTGGATGAATTGACATATCAAAAGGAAAAACTATTCCGCTGATATTTGGATAAGCAGATGAATGCAATGCTCCTAGTAGTCCTAAAATAATCTCCGATCTGTCTGCAGGTACAATTACCAAATCATCTTCTTGTATATGTTCTAAAAAATTATCAAGTGAAAGTGCTGCTACGCGAACTTCTTTGAAAGTTCTTGAGTAATCATGTTCATTTACAAATACCTCTTTGGCATTGAGTCCCTCTATTAAGTCTTGTATTGTTGAAAGCCCTAACTCTTTATTCTCTTGAACCAAAAAAGTAGTATAAGGACTCTGCTGTGTTAATTTTAAAAGCTCTTCAAAGTCCTCTTTTTTGACTCTGTTTATGAAAGTTGCAAAATGATTTGATGCTTTTGAAGTGATATTCTCATTTTCAATAAGTATATCTTCATAAATATCTTTTGGTTCTTTTTCCTTGGCTCCCATAATATTGATGTAACCCGAACCAAAATTTTTTGCAATCTCTAAATTTAAATCATACGATATTGTTGAGCTTAAGGCATCTTTATTAATCCCTTCACACAAAATAAAGTCATAATGTTTTTCTAAATGTTTAAACTTTTCTATGAGTTGATTTAATAACTCTGTTTCTTTTTTTTGCGATAACATCTGCTCTACATAAGAGACGTCAAACCCTACACATTCATGATAATCTATATCTAGTTTATATCTGTCTAATATAAATTCTATATTGTAGTCCATTTTAGGACTATCATAAATCACCGGTCGAAAAAATGCGACTTTATGCAAACGCCTTTTTAAAACTTCCATCATTCCCATAGAGATAAAAAGGGAACCTACATTTTTTTCATTTGAAGCTATATAGAGTGATTTTATTTGCATACCTTTTTATCCCTCGTCGAATTTTAAAACAGAGTTTTGCCGCTTATTGTATAATTCTATCTAAAAACGGAAACATTATGTGTATATGTGGTAACGAAAAAGATTTTAACGAGTGTTGCGGACCTATTATAAGTAAAGAAACACTTCCTAAAAGTGCCGAAGAATTAATGCGTAGCCGCTATTCTGCCTATGTTCAGGCAAACGGTGAATATTTAGTATATTCGGCAGTCAAAGAGAACCAGTACCAAGAAGATATAGCTTTAATCGAAGAGTTCTCAAACTCTGTAGAATGGTTAAAACTTGATGTATTGGAAGTAACGCCAAATACGGTAGAGTTTAAAGCCTATTATCGTGATAAAGATGGTATCCAAGTACTGCATGAAAAAAGTAATTTTGTTCAAGAAGACGGTGTTTGGAAATATAAAGACGGTGAACTCTACAATACAAAAATAGAGAGGAATGAAAGCTGTCCTTGCGGAAGTGGAAAAAAATATAAAAAATGCTGCGCTAAATAGCTTTTACAAACACAAAGCTTTTTTTCTCAAATCCGTTATTTTCATAAAACCTGTGTGCATTTTCTCTCGCAAATCCTGAAGAGAGTACAAGGTTCTCACATGCTGCCATCTTTGCATAATCGTGCAGATATTCAATCATCATCTTCCCGTATCCCTGACTTTGAAAGCTGTTTTGTGTCACTAGTTCATATACAAAAAGATGGCGTTTATGATAAAGGTTTGTACTTACGGCGACACCTGCATAGGTTATCAGCTTATCCTTTTCAAAAATTCCAATCATGGTGTAGTTAATATCGCGCATCTCATAGATCAGATCTTCAAATTCATTATAAGTGAGTGCAGATCTTAGTTCTTTGACTACATCCCACGCAATATCCAGTTCTTTTAAAGTAAGTTCTCTTATTTGCATTGGGGTATTTTAACACTATTTTGGTATAATTGCGAAAAATTTGAAGGCATACTAATGAAACCTATCATTCTAGCAATTTTCACACTACTTATTTTAAACGGATGTTCTGCAAAAGAGTTTAATGAGGGTGTTGATAGCATTACAAATGATATTAGCAATGCTTTTAATAGTTCGAAAGACAATTCAAACTAAACTTCAACGAATAGGCAATTAAATCATGGTAACTGTACAAAACTTAACAATGAGATATGGAAACAGAGTTCTGTTTCAAGACATTAACTTAAAACTTGACCGCAATAAACGTTACGGTCTTATTGGTGCAAACGGTGCCGGAAAAACTACTTTTTTAAAAATTTTATCTGGACAAATCAAAGAGTATGAAGGGGAAGTGATCATCCCTAAAGCAAATAAAGTCGGTGTACTTGGACAAAACCAGTATGCATTTGAAGATTATACGATTATGGATGCTGTTTTATACGGAAACAAAAGACTTTATGATGCGATCAAAGAAAAAGAAGAGATCTATATGACTGGTGATTTTGAAGACGATGCGGTAAATAATCGTCTTGCAGAACTGGAGACTATCTGTGTAGAGGAAGACCCTACGTATGAGTACGATGTAAACATTTCAAAGATCTTAGAAAATGTGGGTATCCCTGCGGATCAACATAATGAACTAATGTCTACACTTGATAGTGCTGACAAATTCAAAGTTCTTCTTGCGCAAGTTCTTTATCCGAAACCTGATGTTCTTTTCCTCGATGAGCCTACGAATAACCTTGACATTGAGACTATCAGCTGGTTAGAGCATGAATTACAACGCCACGAAGGGACAATGGTAGTTATCTCTCACGATAGACACTTCCTAAATGCAGTTGTAACAAATATTTTAGACGTTGACTACCAAAAAATTCGTGAATTTACTGGTAATTACGATGACTGGTATATTGCTGCAAATGTTTTAGCAAAACAACAAGAGCTAGATAACGCTAAAAAACTTAAAGAAAAAGAGCAATTAGAAGCATTCGTTCGCCGTTTCTCTGCAAATGCATCAAAAGCAAAACAAGCAACTTCAAGACAAAAGCAACTTGAAAAACTTCAAATTGACGACATCAAACCATCGTCTCGCCGTGATCCTTCTATCGTTTTCAAAGCAAAACGTGTAATGGGTGACGAAGCATTAAATGTTATTGATGTTTCACACTCTTACGGAGATAACGAAGTTCTAAGAAACGTATCTTTTAAAGTAAATCCGGGTGAAAAGATAGCACTTATCGGTGGAAACGGTGTTGGTAAAACAACACTAATGAAAATCCTTATGGAAGAGATGAAACCAAGTACGAGCGGTGAAATTCAATGGGGTGCTACAATTGAGAACTCTTATTTCCCTCAAGACACTGCAGATATCATCAAAAGTGACGGTACACTTTACGACTGGTTACGTGCATTTGATCCAAAACGTGAAATCGCAGAGATCAGAAACTGTCTAGGGCGTATGCTTTTCTCAGGTGAACAACAAGAGAAATCTGTTTCATCTATCTCAGGTGGGGAAAAACACCGTATGATGCTTTCAAAAATGATGCTAGAGGGTGGAAACTTCTTACTTTTAGATGAACCTACCAACCACCTTGACCTTGAAGCGATTGTAGCACTTGGTGAAGCATTACATGAATTTAACGGCAACGTGATCTGTGTATCTCATGACCGTGAGTTACTTGATGCATTTGCTACTCGTATTATTGAGCTTCATGATGATGGTTCATACATAGACTTCGAAGGCTCTTACGAAGAATTTGCAGAGATGAAAGAGGCGCAAAAATAATGGAGTATAAAGAGTTTTTAGGGCTTGGTATTGCCGGAAACTTTGCACTTCACTTAGCACAAGCAGGTGAACTAGAAGATTTTAAAGACGTAATCACAGAAGATGAAGCAGCTCCTAAAGGGATGTTTCCTTTTTATCTTCCTTGTGAAAAGTCTGTTGCATCTTCATTAGAATATAAACCTAAAGATATGCTTTTTACATATCCTCTTTCAAGTAATACTATTACGCTACCAAAAGAGGATGTAAATGTTCAGGCTGAACCTGAAGTTGGTCTTGTTTGTGAAATTGAATATGAAGGTACTCAAATCACGAACATAATACCGACACATTTTGGTGCATATAACGATTGCTCGATTCGTGTTGCAGGAGCTTCAAAAATCAGTGACAAAAAAAACTGGGGGATCAACTCTAAGGGTGTAAGTAAAAAACTTTTTAAAATTGATAAATTTAGTGATGGTGGAGTCATGGACAACTTCAGCATTGCAAGTTTTTTACGCCGTAATGATGAAGTACATGCTTATGGTGAAGATGTTACATTAAACGGTTACAGCTATTTTTATGAAAAACTGACTGAGTGGATTAAAAACCAAATCAATACTCAAAAAGAGTTCGGACCATTAGAGCCGATTTCTGAGTATATCAATGCATGTGGAAAACCGACAAAAGCATTAATCAGCATCGGTGCTACACGTTATACAAACTATGGCGAAACAACATTTTTACAAGAAAATGATGAAGTTATTGTTGTAGTTTATGACAATACAAAAATATCATCTTCTAAAGTTGTAGATGCAGTGAAAAACAGTACATATGATTCAACTATAATGAGTGTTCTCTCTCAAAAAGTAGAAAAATAATGTCCAGAGGAAAAAAGTTAGATCTGTTTATAGGTGCAAATATTGAAGATGGCTGGAATGAAATAGAAGAGAAAAAAAACACTTCTAAAAAAACTGTCTTAAGTCTGAATAAACATCAACTTTTTTTCTCAAAAGAGAAGCGTAGAGGCAAAGTTGTAACGCTTGTAGGAGAGTTTCAACTTGAAAAAAACAATGCCGAGGAACTTCTCAAAAAACTCAAAAAAAAGCTTGGCTGCGGTGGAAGTTTTAAAGATGGCTTTATGGAATTCCAAGGGGAACTCAAAGAAAAACTTCGGCCTCTCTTAGTTGATGAAGGTTTTAACTTCAAAGCCAAGCACTAAAGTTCTTTTTCCTCTTCAACTTGTTCTTCCATTTCAAATACAATTTCTAAGACTCTAGCAGCATCAACAAACGAACTTATAGCCAAAAGTACAGAACGGTTAGAATTTAAAAAGGCAACAACAGCCTTTTCATCTAGTGAGTCCTTCTCAAAATTTCTTGTCAGCTTGTTTACAAAACTTTTATTCTCTTTGAGAATCTCCTCATGATTTTTATGGATTACCTCTGCCGAAGTTTTTTTATCTCCGTATAAAAGAGCATTTTGCATAGCTTTTACAAGATTTTCACGGATTAAATTAAAGTAGTATTGCATCTTCTCATCATCACTTTGAAAAAACTCATCCACATTATTTTTGATATCTTTTAATATTCTTGCAGTATAAACAGACTCTCTGGAAGCTGTATACAAAGTATCTAAGGCTTGTGATTGTTCTTCTGTTAATGGAAGTTCACTAATTTTATTGAGGTATTTGATTGTCTCAAATTCTACACTTTTTAATGTATCATATCTTTTATTGTAATCAAAATCATACTCTTTTGTAGCATCATGAACGATTTGATAAGGCAGTTTTTCCATCTTCAAAACTTCACTTGGTTTGATATTTACAATCATACAACTAAATTTAATCGTATTTATAAATAGATGGGAAATCTCATTTCTAATGGCTATTAATGCACTCTCTGCAACTGTTGGTTCAACCATATGGATATATTTAGTTGCCACTTCTTTTTTTACGATAAACAATTTATTTAAAAATGCTGCTATTTTATTAATAAATGGACTTAAAAGAATAACTCCCAAAATATTAAACATGGTATGAAAAAGTGCCAATGCAGTAACAGAGTCATTTTTAAAATGAAGGAACTCTAGAATAAAATAAGTAAGCTGCGAAAGAAAAATAAATGCTATTGCTGCTGTGAATATATTAAAAAGCAGGTGAGCTGCAGCCACTCTTTTCTTATATGACACCCCGCCAATTGCTCCAAGTATAGCTGTTGCAGTTGTACCAATATTTGTCCCAATGGCCATAGCTGCAGCCATATCGAAAGTAAGAATATGACTACTTAGAGCACTTAAGATGATTGCTGTTGCCGCCGAACTTGATTGAATCAAGGCAGTAATTATAAGCCCTAAAAGTAGAAAAATAAAAAGCGGGAAGTTTTTATAAGAAGCCAGATCTATTCCCAGAGCAAACCCTTCAATAGCTGTCTTGAGAATATCTAATCCCATAAACAATAGGCCAAAACCGACAAATATCTTTGCTGTAGCACTCAGTTTTCTGTTTTTTACAAACATAAGAACAATACCGCCTAGACCTATCATAGGCAATGCAAATACTTCAATTTTTACTTTAAATCCAAGTATTGCTACCAACCAGGCTGTTGCAGTAGTTCCGATATTCGCACCGAAAATAATTCCTATCGCACCGTTTAAAGTGATCAACGAAGCACTTACAAAAGAAAGAGTCATTAACGTTACAACTGAAGAACTTTGCAATAATGCCGTGGCCAATCCACCTGTTACAATCGCTTTCATGTTTGTCTGGGTTGATTGTTTTAACCATCTTTTAAACTTTATTCCAGCGAATTCCTTAAGTGCCAGCTCCATATATCCCATTCCAAATAGGAACATACCAAGCCCGCTAAGTGCTATTATGATATTGTACATGTTTTATGCGCTTA
This sequence is a window from Sulfurimonas sp. C5. Protein-coding genes within it:
- the pta gene encoding phosphate acetyltransferase, translating into MQIKSLYIASNEKNVGSLFISMGMMEVLKRRLHKVAFFRPVIYDSPKMDYNIEFILDRYKLDIDYHECVGFDVSYVEQMLSQKKETELLNQLIEKFKHLEKHYDFILCEGINKDALSSTISYDLNLEIAKNFGSGYINIMGAKEKEPKDIYEDILIENENITSKASNHFATFINRVKKEDFEELLKLTQQSPYTTFLVQENKELGLSTIQDLIEGLNAKEVFVNEHDYSRTFKEVRVAALSLDNFLEHIQEDDLVIVPADRSEIILGLLGALHSSAYPNISGIVFPFDMSIHPNIEKLIDGLQSFKIPILSVATDTYNTAKNILHIHPRFRVSSERKIALALGEFYKSVDLNLIEEKIAQNFSELMTPQMFEYKLFAMASADKKRIVLPESEDERILRAAEIILRRNVAEVILLGNEKEVQEHYLRLGLDLSKATVIDHMNSELMTGFIQKFYEMRKEKGLTFGAAEDAMTHKNYFATMMVECGHADGMVSGAVHATADTMRPALQIIKTPENISVVSSVFLMCFDTKVLVYGDCAINQEPDAETLADIAIASAQTAKLFDIEPKIAMLSYSTGESGRGTEVEKVKAATTIVQQKAPELLIEGPIQYDAAINKEVAQKKLPNSKVAGEATIFIFPDLNTGNNTYKAVQRSSGVIAIGPIIQGLKKPVNDLSRGCLVADIVNTIAITAIQAGQNEYTNC
- a CDS encoding YchJ family protein, with protein sequence MCICGNEKDFNECCGPIISKETLPKSAEELMRSRYSAYVQANGEYLVYSAVKENQYQEDIALIEEFSNSVEWLKLDVLEVTPNTVEFKAYYRDKDGIQVLHEKSNFVQEDGVWKYKDGELYNTKIERNESCPCGSGKKYKKCCAK
- a CDS encoding GNAT family N-acetyltransferase, whose protein sequence is MQIRELTLKELDIAWDVVKELRSALTYNEFEDLIYEMRDINYTMIGIFEKDKLITYAGVAVSTNLYHKRHLFVYELVTQNSFQSQGYGKMMIEYLHDYAKMAACENLVLSSGFARENAHRFYENNGFEKKSFVFVKAI
- a CDS encoding ABC-F family ATP-binding cassette domain-containing protein codes for the protein MVTVQNLTMRYGNRVLFQDINLKLDRNKRYGLIGANGAGKTTFLKILSGQIKEYEGEVIIPKANKVGVLGQNQYAFEDYTIMDAVLYGNKRLYDAIKEKEEIYMTGDFEDDAVNNRLAELETICVEEDPTYEYDVNISKILENVGIPADQHNELMSTLDSADKFKVLLAQVLYPKPDVLFLDEPTNNLDIETISWLEHELQRHEGTMVVISHDRHFLNAVVTNILDVDYQKIREFTGNYDDWYIAANVLAKQQELDNAKKLKEKEQLEAFVRRFSANASKAKQATSRQKQLEKLQIDDIKPSSRRDPSIVFKAKRVMGDEALNVIDVSHSYGDNEVLRNVSFKVNPGEKIALIGGNGVGKTTLMKILMEEMKPSTSGEIQWGATIENSYFPQDTADIIKSDGTLYDWLRAFDPKREIAEIRNCLGRMLFSGEQQEKSVSSISGGEKHRMMLSKMMLEGGNFLLLDEPTNHLDLEAIVALGEALHEFNGNVICVSHDRELLDAFATRIIELHDDGSYIDFEGSYEEFAEMKEAQK
- a CDS encoding DUF5718 family protein; this translates as MEYKEFLGLGIAGNFALHLAQAGELEDFKDVITEDEAAPKGMFPFYLPCEKSVASSLEYKPKDMLFTYPLSSNTITLPKEDVNVQAEPEVGLVCEIEYEGTQITNIIPTHFGAYNDCSIRVAGASKISDKKNWGINSKGVSKKLFKIDKFSDGGVMDNFSIASFLRRNDEVHAYGEDVTLNGYSYFYEKLTEWIKNQINTQKEFGPLEPISEYINACGKPTKALISIGATRYTNYGETTFLQENDEVIVVVYDNTKISSSKVVDAVKNSTYDSTIMSVLSQKVEK
- a CDS encoding translation initiation factor — encoded protein: MSRGKKLDLFIGANIEDGWNEIEEKKNTSKKTVLSLNKHQLFFSKEKRRGKVVTLVGEFQLEKNNAEELLKKLKKKLGCGGSFKDGFMEFQGELKEKLRPLLVDEGFNFKAKH
- a CDS encoding Na/Pi symporter, which codes for MYNIIIALSGLGMFLFGMGYMELALKEFAGIKFKRWLKQSTQTNMKAIVTGGLATALLQSSSVVTLMTLSFVSASLITLNGAIGIIFGANIGTTATAWLVAILGFKVKIEVFALPMIGLGGIVLMFVKNRKLSATAKIFVGFGLLFMGLDILKTAIEGFALGIDLASYKNFPLFIFLLLGLIITALIQSSSAATAIILSALSSHILTFDMAAAMAIGTNIGTTATAILGAIGGVSYKKRVAAAHLLFNIFTAAIAFIFLSQLTYFILEFLHFKNDSVTALALFHTMFNILGVILLSPFINKIAAFLNKLFIVKKEVATKYIHMVEPTVAESALIAIRNEISHLFINTIKFSCMIVNIKPSEVLKMEKLPYQIVHDATKEYDFDYNKRYDTLKSVEFETIKYLNKISELPLTEEQSQALDTLYTASRESVYTARILKDIKNNVDEFFQSDDEKMQYYFNLIRENLVKAMQNALLYGDKKTSAEVIHKNHEEILKENKSFVNKLTRNFEKDSLDEKAVVAFLNSNRSVLLAISSFVDAARVLEIVFEMEEQVEEEKEL